One genomic window of Streptomyces sp. WP-1 includes the following:
- a CDS encoding Rv3235 family protein translates to MNKVMSRTPHPRPRHRPPTRHDTRRPAPGPRRASADSRTASRAARPQPPRTAPQTPARPTRPTDLFADRLLAVLSGQRPVHWMLRHTAGRAYDDLARLAADGPLRTRGTRPAVRDIGYYVAGEGALEVFARISAGTQLRALAFRLELGADLRWRCTAVETGPRPMP, encoded by the coding sequence ATGAACAAGGTCATGAGCCGCACCCCTCACCCGCGCCCCCGGCACCGCCCGCCGACCCGCCACGACACCCGACGCCCGGCCCCGGGCCCGCGCCGGGCGTCCGCCGACAGCCGTACGGCCTCCCGCGCGGCACGCCCCCAGCCGCCCCGTACGGCCCCTCAGACGCCCGCCCGGCCCACGCGCCCCACCGACCTCTTCGCGGACCGTCTGCTGGCCGTCCTGAGCGGTCAGCGCCCGGTCCACTGGATGCTCCGCCACACCGCGGGCCGCGCCTACGACGACCTGGCCCGTCTCGCGGCCGACGGCCCCCTGCGCACGCGGGGCACCCGCCCGGCCGTCCGCGACATCGGCTATTACGTCGCCGGCGAGGGCGCGCTGGAGGTCTTCGCCCGCATCTCCGCGGGCACCCAGCTCCGCGCCCTGGCCTTCCGCCTCGAACTGGGCGCGGACCTGCGCTGGCGCTGCACAGCCGTGGAAACGGGGCCGCGCCCCATGCCGTAG
- a CDS encoding HAD family hydrolase: MGKHARAHIVWDWNGTLFHDNEAIIEATNAAFAELGLAPITLEQYRALYCVPVPKFYERLMGRLPSEAEWELMDGIFHQRYTERRARCALTAGAAELLRGWRTAGHSQSLLSMYGHEELVPLVRGFGIEEHFVRVDGRTGPSGGSKAEHMVRHLSLLTGAVDPGRTVVIGDAADDAVAARHVGAGAVLYTGGSHGRASLEEAGVPVVDTLAEAVEVAQRIAV; the protein is encoded by the coding sequence ATGGGGAAGCACGCACGCGCGCACATCGTCTGGGACTGGAACGGCACGCTGTTCCATGACAACGAGGCGATCATCGAGGCGACCAACGCCGCCTTCGCGGAGCTGGGTCTGGCGCCGATCACGCTGGAGCAGTACCGCGCGCTGTACTGCGTGCCGGTGCCGAAGTTCTACGAGCGGCTGATGGGGCGGCTGCCGAGCGAGGCCGAGTGGGAGCTGATGGACGGGATATTCCATCAGCGGTACACCGAGCGGCGGGCGCGGTGCGCGCTGACCGCCGGGGCGGCGGAGCTGCTCCGCGGGTGGCGGACGGCGGGGCACAGCCAGTCGCTGCTGAGCATGTACGGACACGAGGAACTGGTGCCGCTCGTTCGGGGGTTCGGGATCGAGGAGCACTTCGTGCGCGTCGACGGGCGGACGGGGCCGTCCGGGGGGAGCAAGGCGGAGCACATGGTGCGGCACCTGTCGCTGCTCACCGGCGCGGTGGATCCGGGCCGGACGGTGGTGATCGGGGACGCGGCGGACGACGCGGTCGCGGCGCGGCATGTGGGGGCCGGGGCGGTGCTGTACACCGGGGGGTCGCACGGCAGGGCCAGCCTGGAGGAGGCCGGCGTCCCGGTGGTGGACACGCTGGCGGAGGCGGTGGAGGTCGCGCAGCGAATAGCCGTGTGA
- a CDS encoding DJ-1/PfpI family protein: MPAKILIVTGDAAESLEVMYPYQRLREEGYDVDIAAPACKTLRFVVHDFEPGYDTYTEKPGYTWPADLAFAEVDPGAYAALVIPGGRAPEYLRNDPELRKILKAFFDADKPVAQICHGPLLTAAIDTLRGRRVTAYPALEPDMQAAGASFQDTETVTDGTLVSARAWPDHPSWMREFIKVLRAKAPVN; encoded by the coding sequence ATGCCCGCGAAGATCCTCATCGTCACCGGCGACGCCGCGGAGTCCCTGGAGGTCATGTACCCCTACCAGCGCCTGCGCGAGGAGGGCTACGACGTCGACATCGCGGCCCCCGCCTGCAAGACGCTCCGCTTCGTCGTGCACGACTTCGAGCCCGGCTACGACACGTACACCGAGAAGCCCGGGTACACCTGGCCGGCCGACCTCGCCTTCGCCGAGGTGGACCCCGGCGCGTACGCCGCCCTCGTGATCCCCGGCGGCCGGGCCCCGGAGTATCTGCGCAACGACCCCGAGCTGCGCAAGATCCTCAAGGCCTTCTTCGACGCGGACAAGCCGGTCGCCCAGATCTGCCACGGCCCGCTGCTGACCGCCGCGATCGACACCCTGCGCGGTCGCCGTGTCACGGCCTACCCGGCGCTGGAACCCGACATGCAGGCCGCCGGCGCGAGCTTCCAGGACACGGAGACGGTGACGGACGGCACGCTGGTCTCCGCGAGGGCCTGGCCGGATCACCCGTCCTGGATGCGGGAGTTCATCAAGGTGCTGCGGGCGAAGGCGCCGGTGAACTGA
- a CDS encoding NAD-glutamate dehydrogenase produces the protein MQTKLDEAKAEMLERAARVAENSPVGGNLPTGSTGEGSPDTPDSESTLAFLQRYYLHTAPEDLADRDPVDAFGAAVSHYRLAENRPQGTANVRVHTPTVEENGWTCSHTVVEVVTDDMPFLVDSVTNELTRGGRGIHVVIHPQFVVRRDLTGKLQEILPTPATSVDPADLPHDAHIESWIHVEIDRETDRADLKQITSDLLRVLSDVREAVEDWDKMREAAARVAGELESEPVPADLPKAEVEEARELLRWLATDHFTFLGFREYELRGDDTLAAVPGTGLGILRSDPQHAEDDQHPVSPSFERLPADARAKAREHKLLVLTKANSRATVHRPSYLDYIGVKKFDKDGNVVGERRFLGLFSSAAYTESVRRVPVIRRKVAEVLDRAGFSPNSHDGRDLLQILETYPRDELFQTPAAELQSIVTSVLYLQERRRLRLYLRQDEYGRYYSALVYLPRDRYTTGVRLRIIDILKEELGGTSVDFTAWNTESILSRLHFVVRVPQGTELPELSDADKDRIEARLVEAARSWTDGFTEALNAELGEERAAELLRRYANAFPEGYKADHTPRAAVADLVHLERLTEEPGNDFALSLYEPVGAAPDERRFKIYRKGASVSLSAVLPVLQRIGVEVVDERPYELRCSDRSTGWIYDFGLRLPKSPGAGNGDYLGDDGRERFQEAFAATWTGHAENDGFNALVLSAGLNWREAMVLRAYAKYLRQAGSTFSQDYMEDTLRNNVHTTRLLVSLFEARMSPERQQAGLELTDALLEELDAALDQVASLDEDRILRSFLTVIKATLRTNFFQRRADGHPHDYVSMKFDPQAIPDLPAPRPAFEIWVYSPRVEGVHLRFGKVARGGLRWSDRREDFRTEILGLVKAQMVKNTVIVPVGAKGGFVAKQLPDPAQDRDAWLAEGVASYKTFISALLDITDNMVGGEVVPPKDVVRHDGDDTYLVVAADKGTATFSDIANGVAEKYNFWLGDAFASGGSAGYDHKGMGITARGAWESVKRHFRELGVDTQSEDFTVVGIGDMSGDVFGNGMLLSEHIRLVAAFDHRHIFIDPNPDAATGYAERRRLFELPRSSWADYNTELLSAGGGIFPRSAKSIQLNAHIREALGIEAKIAKMTPADLMKTILEAPVDLLWNGGIGTYVKSSAESNADVGDKANDAIRVDGADLRVKVVGEGGNLGLTQLGRIEFAHQGGKINTDAIDNSAGVDTSDHEVNIKILLNGLVADGDMTVKQRNKLLAGMTDEVGALVLRNNYAQNTALANALFQAKDMLHAQQRFLRHLVREGHLDRALEFLPTDRQIRERLGQGQGLTGPETAVVMAYTKITVAEELLATSLPDDPYLRGLLHAYFPSDLRERFAEAVDNHPLRREITTTVLVNDTVNTGGTTYLHRLREETGASLEEIVRAQTAARAIFCSAPVWDAVEALDNQVEAAVQTRIRLHSRRLVERGTRWLLNNRPQPLQLAETVEFFAERVEQVWQQLPKLVRGADLEWYQHVYDELSAAGVPDELATRVAGFSSAFPALDIVSVADRMGKEPLDVAEVYYDLADRLGITQLMDRIIELPRNDRWQSMARASIREDLYAAHAALTADVLAAGDGASSPEQRFADWEQKNAPILGRARTTLEEIRGSDSFDLANLSVAMRTMRTLLRTHS, from the coding sequence ATGCAGACCAAGCTGGACGAAGCCAAGGCCGAGATGCTCGAACGGGCCGCTCGGGTAGCTGAGAACAGCCCGGTCGGGGGGAACCTACCGACCGGGTCGACGGGCGAGGGCTCCCCGGACACCCCGGACAGTGAGTCAACCCTCGCGTTCCTCCAGCGCTACTACCTGCACACCGCACCGGAAGACCTCGCCGACCGCGACCCGGTGGACGCCTTCGGCGCCGCGGTCTCGCACTACCGTCTCGCCGAGAACCGCCCCCAGGGCACCGCGAACGTCCGGGTGCACACCCCGACGGTCGAGGAGAACGGCTGGACGTGCAGCCACACCGTCGTCGAGGTCGTGACCGACGACATGCCGTTCCTGGTCGACTCCGTCACCAACGAGCTGACCCGGGGCGGGCGCGGCATCCATGTCGTGATCCACCCCCAGTTCGTGGTCCGCCGCGACCTCACCGGCAAGCTGCAGGAGATCCTGCCGACCCCGGCCACCTCCGTCGATCCCGCCGACCTGCCGCACGACGCGCACATCGAGTCGTGGATCCACGTCGAGATCGACCGCGAGACCGACCGCGCCGACCTCAAGCAGATCACCTCCGACCTGCTGCGCGTCCTCTCCGACGTCCGCGAGGCCGTCGAGGACTGGGACAAGATGCGGGAGGCGGCGGCGCGGGTCGCCGGCGAGCTGGAGAGCGAGCCGGTCCCGGCCGACCTGCCGAAGGCCGAGGTGGAGGAGGCCCGCGAGCTGCTGCGCTGGCTCGCCACCGACCACTTCACCTTCCTCGGCTTCCGCGAGTACGAACTGCGCGGCGACGACACCCTGGCCGCCGTGCCCGGCACCGGCCTCGGCATCCTGCGCTCCGACCCGCAGCACGCCGAGGACGACCAGCACCCGGTCAGCCCCTCCTTCGAGCGGCTGCCGGCCGACGCCCGCGCCAAGGCCCGCGAGCACAAGCTGCTGGTGCTGACCAAGGCGAACAGCCGGGCCACCGTGCACCGGCCGTCGTACCTGGACTACATCGGCGTCAAGAAGTTCGACAAGGACGGCAATGTCGTCGGGGAGCGCCGCTTCCTCGGCCTGTTCTCCTCGGCCGCGTACACCGAGTCGGTGCGCCGCGTCCCGGTCATCCGCCGCAAGGTCGCCGAGGTCCTCGACCGCGCCGGGTTCTCGCCCAACAGCCACGACGGCCGCGACCTGCTCCAGATCCTGGAGACCTACCCGCGCGACGAGCTGTTCCAGACGCCCGCCGCCGAGCTCCAGTCCATCGTCACCAGCGTGCTCTACCTCCAGGAGCGCCGCCGGCTGCGCCTGTACCTGCGCCAGGACGAGTACGGCCGCTACTACTCGGCCCTCGTCTACCTGCCGCGCGACCGCTACACCACCGGCGTGCGCCTGCGGATCATCGACATCCTGAAGGAGGAGCTCGGCGGCACCAGCGTCGACTTCACCGCCTGGAACACCGAGTCGATCCTGTCCCGGCTGCACTTCGTCGTCCGCGTCCCGCAGGGCACCGAGCTGCCCGAGCTGTCGGACGCCGACAAGGACCGCATCGAGGCCCGCCTGGTCGAGGCCGCCCGCTCCTGGACGGACGGGTTCACCGAGGCGCTCAACGCCGAGCTGGGCGAGGAGCGCGCCGCCGAGCTGCTGCGCCGCTACGCCAACGCCTTCCCCGAGGGCTACAAGGCCGACCACACCCCGCGCGCGGCCGTGGCCGACCTCGTGCACCTGGAGCGGCTGACCGAGGAGCCGGGCAACGACTTCGCGCTGAGCCTGTACGAGCCGGTCGGCGCCGCCCCCGACGAGCGCCGCTTCAAGATCTACCGCAAGGGCGCCTCGGTCTCCCTGTCCGCCGTGCTGCCGGTCCTCCAGCGCATCGGCGTCGAGGTCGTGGACGAGCGGCCGTACGAGCTGCGCTGCTCGGACCGCTCCACCGGCTGGATCTACGACTTCGGGCTGCGGCTGCCGAAGTCGCCCGGCGCCGGCAACGGCGACTACCTGGGCGACGACGGCCGCGAGCGCTTCCAGGAGGCGTTCGCCGCGACCTGGACCGGTCACGCGGAGAACGACGGCTTCAACGCCCTCGTGCTCAGCGCCGGCCTGAACTGGCGCGAGGCGATGGTGCTGCGCGCCTACGCCAAGTACCTGCGCCAGGCCGGTTCGACCTTCTCGCAGGACTACATGGAGGACACCCTCCGCAACAACGTCCACACCACCCGGCTGCTCGTCTCCCTGTTCGAGGCGCGCATGTCGCCGGAGCGGCAGCAGGCCGGGCTGGAGCTGACGGACGCGCTGCTGGAGGAGCTGGACGCGGCCCTGGACCAGGTGGCGAGCCTGGACGAGGACCGCATCCTGCGCTCCTTCCTGACCGTCATCAAGGCGACCCTGCGCACCAACTTCTTCCAGCGGCGCGCCGACGGCCACCCCCACGACTACGTGTCGATGAAGTTCGACCCGCAGGCCATCCCGGACCTGCCCGCGCCGCGCCCGGCGTTCGAGATCTGGGTGTACTCGCCGCGGGTCGAGGGCGTGCACCTGCGCTTCGGCAAGGTCGCGCGCGGTGGTCTGCGCTGGTCCGACCGGCGTGAGGACTTCCGTACCGAGATCCTCGGCCTGGTCAAGGCGCAGATGGTCAAGAACACCGTCATCGTGCCGGTCGGCGCCAAGGGCGGCTTCGTCGCCAAGCAGCTGCCGGACCCGGCGCAGGACCGGGACGCGTGGCTCGCGGAGGGCGTCGCCAGCTACAAGACGTTCATCTCGGCGCTGCTGGACATCACCGACAACATGGTCGGCGGCGAGGTCGTCCCGCCCAAGGACGTGGTGCGGCACGACGGCGACGACACCTACCTGGTCGTCGCGGCCGACAAGGGCACCGCCACCTTCTCCGACATCGCCAACGGGGTCGCCGAGAAGTACAACTTCTGGCTCGGCGACGCCTTCGCCTCCGGTGGTTCGGCGGGCTACGACCACAAGGGCATGGGCATCACCGCGCGTGGCGCGTGGGAGTCCGTCAAGCGGCACTTCCGCGAGCTGGGCGTGGACACCCAGTCCGAGGACTTCACGGTCGTCGGCATCGGCGACATGTCCGGTGACGTGTTCGGCAACGGCATGCTGCTGTCCGAGCACATCCGCCTGGTCGCCGCCTTCGACCACCGGCACATCTTCATCGACCCGAACCCGGACGCGGCGACCGGTTACGCCGAGCGCCGCCGCCTGTTCGAGCTGCCCCGCTCCAGCTGGGCCGACTACAACACCGAGCTGCTCTCGGCGGGCGGCGGGATCTTCCCGCGCAGCGCCAAGTCGATCCAGCTCAACGCGCACATCCGCGAGGCCCTGGGCATCGAGGCCAAGATCGCCAAGATGACCCCGGCCGACCTGATGAAGACCATCCTCGAAGCGCCGGTCGACCTGCTGTGGAACGGCGGCATCGGCACCTACGTGAAGTCGTCCGCCGAGTCGAACGCGGACGTCGGCGACAAGGCCAACGACGCCATCCGCGTCGACGGCGCCGACCTGCGCGTCAAGGTCGTCGGCGAGGGCGGCAACCTGGGCCTGACCCAGCTCGGCCGCATCGAGTTCGCCCACCAGGGCGGCAAGATCAACACCGACGCGATCGACAACAGCGCCGGCGTGGACACCTCCGACCACGAGGTGAACATCAAGATCCTGCTGAACGGCCTGGTCGCGGACGGCGACATGACCGTCAAGCAGCGCAACAAGCTGCTCGCCGGGATGACCGACGAGGTCGGCGCGCTGGTGCTGCGCAACAACTACGCGCAGAACACCGCGCTCGCCAACGCGCTGTTCCAGGCCAAGGACATGCTCCACGCCCAGCAGCGCTTCCTGCGCCACCTGGTGCGCGAGGGCCACCTGGACCGGGCGCTGGAGTTCCTGCCGACCGACCGCCAGATCCGCGAGCGCCTGGGCCAGGGCCAGGGCCTGACCGGCCCGGAGACGGCCGTCGTCATGGCGTACACCAAGATCACGGTCGCCGAGGAGCTGCTGGCCACCTCGCTGCCCGACGACCCGTACCTGCGCGGTCTGCTGCACGCGTACTTCCCGAGCGACCTGCGCGAGCGGTTCGCGGAGGCCGTCGACAACCACCCGCTGCGCCGCGAGATCACCACCACGGTGCTGGTCAACGACACGGTCAACACGGGCGGTACGACGTATCTGCACCGGCTGCGCGAGGAGACCGGCGCCTCCCTGGAGGAGATCGTCCGCGCCCAGACCGCGGCCCGCGCGATCTTCTGCTCGGCCCCGGTGTGGGACGCGGTGGAGGCCCTGGACAACCAGGTCGAGGCGGCCGTGCAGACCCGCATCCGGCTGCACTCGCGCCGCCTGGTCGAGCGCGGCACCCGCTGGCTGCTCAACAACCGGCCGCAGCCGCTCCAGCTCGCCGAGACGGTGGAGTTCTTCGCCGAGCGCGTCGAGCAGGTCTGGCAGCAGCTGCCCAAGCTGGTGCGCGGCGCGGACCTGGAGTGGTACCAGCACGTGTACGACGAGCTGTCCGCGGCCGGTGTCCCGGACGAACTCGCCACCCGGGTGGCCGGGTTCTCCTCCGCCTTCCCGGCGCTCGACATCGTCTCGGTGGCCGACCGCATGGGCAAGGAGCCGCTGGACGTCGCCGAGGTCTACTACGACCTCGCCGACCGCCTCGGCATCACCCAGCTGATGGACCGCATCATCGAGCTGCCGCGCAACGACCGCTGGCAGTCCATGGCCCGCGCCTCCATCCGCGAGGACCTCTACGCGGCGCACGCGGCGCTCACCGCGGACGTGCTCGCGGCGGGCGACGGCGCCTCCTCGCCGGAGCAGCGCTTCGCGGACTGGGAGCAGAAGAACGCCCCGATCCTGGGCCGGGCGCGCACCACCCTGGAGGAGATCCGCGGTTCGGACTCCTTCGACCTCGCCAACCTGTCGGTGGCGATGCGGACGATGCGGACGCTGCTGCGCACGCACTCGTAG
- a CDS encoding glycosyltransferase family 2 protein: protein MTTPATTPDVTVTVIVFNDAARLPRAVASLRAQTHANIEIVISDDHSTDDTPAVARRLEAEDPRVRYLRLPENSGGCSAPRNRAIEIARAPYLMFLDSDDELPPQAVESLLAAHREREVDFTMGAVRRVRVDNGRRTTWMPHLVAERRTVEGIEADPRLLFEHLSTSKMYARSFLDRHELRFPEGIHYEDQLFSAQAYCLAKAFTIIPDPVYVWYIDPFAAAASASISNQRHKVTNVRDRVHVQRLIDDFLVESGHEGLREDKDFKFLKHDFRMYAGDLPYRDEEWLTAFADIMNPYLDTLAPGAFARLPRPERVIIELLRSGRLADARLAARGLGQEVAPRQVTTDAAGVPYWGGSVPDTERGRRELSVADLELETRPFPTARFRHEITELSRGSGATLTLAVRTYDPGLRLPVGPQRAQLIVSPGGRRMTVPFRLDPVSPGVFEGTVRLDLSTARLPLQGFEGIRHPLVRLNQQGLWNSGVLLAPLDFPPATTRVDYRSGTTPHAVTVEPEGRNPGRLQLRWEPVGVTAVIRPVLHKVARPRVRRAAKLVASLLK, encoded by the coding sequence ATGACGACCCCGGCCACGACCCCCGACGTCACGGTCACCGTCATCGTGTTCAACGACGCGGCCCGCCTGCCCCGGGCGGTCGCCTCGCTGCGCGCGCAGACGCACGCCAACATCGAGATCGTCATCAGCGACGACCACTCCACCGACGACACGCCCGCGGTGGCGCGCCGGCTGGAGGCGGAGGACCCGCGGGTGCGCTATCTGCGGCTGCCGGAGAACAGCGGCGGGTGCAGCGCCCCGCGCAACCGGGCCATCGAGATCGCCCGCGCGCCGTATCTGATGTTCCTGGACAGCGACGACGAACTCCCGCCGCAGGCCGTGGAGTCGCTGCTGGCCGCACACCGCGAGCGCGAGGTCGACTTCACCATGGGCGCGGTGCGCCGGGTGCGGGTGGACAACGGCCGCCGTACGACCTGGATGCCGCACCTGGTCGCCGAGCGGCGCACGGTCGAGGGCATCGAGGCGGACCCGCGGCTGCTGTTCGAGCACCTGTCGACGAGCAAGATGTACGCGCGTTCCTTCCTGGACCGGCACGAACTGCGCTTCCCGGAGGGCATCCACTACGAGGACCAGCTGTTCTCGGCCCAGGCGTACTGTCTGGCGAAGGCGTTCACGATCATCCCGGACCCGGTGTACGTCTGGTACATCGACCCGTTCGCGGCGGCCGCGTCGGCGTCCATCTCCAACCAGCGGCACAAGGTCACCAATGTCCGCGACCGGGTCCATGTGCAGCGGCTCATCGACGACTTCCTGGTGGAGAGCGGGCACGAGGGGCTGCGCGAGGACAAGGACTTCAAGTTCCTCAAGCACGACTTCCGGATGTACGCGGGCGATCTGCCCTACCGGGACGAGGAGTGGCTGACCGCGTTCGCGGACATCATGAACCCCTACCTCGACACCCTGGCCCCGGGCGCGTTCGCCCGGCTGCCCCGGCCCGAGCGGGTGATCATCGAACTGCTGCGCTCCGGGCGCCTCGCCGACGCGCGGCTCGCGGCGCGGGGGCTGGGCCAGGAGGTGGCACCGCGCCAGGTCACGACGGACGCGGCGGGCGTGCCGTACTGGGGCGGGAGCGTCCCGGACACCGAGCGCGGCCGGCGTGAACTGTCCGTCGCCGACCTGGAGCTGGAGACCCGGCCGTTCCCGACGGCGCGGTTCCGGCACGAGATCACGGAGCTGAGCCGGGGCAGCGGGGCGACCCTGACGCTCGCCGTCCGCACGTACGACCCCGGGCTGCGGCTTCCCGTCGGGCCGCAGCGCGCCCAGCTGATCGTGTCCCCCGGCGGGCGCCGGATGACGGTGCCCTTCCGTCTCGACCCGGTCAGCCCCGGTGTCTTCGAGGGCACGGTGCGGCTGGATCTCTCCACCGCGCGGCTCCCCCTCCAGGGCTTCGAGGGCATCCGCCATCCGCTCGTCCGTCTGAACCAGCAGGGCCTGTGGAACTCCGGGGTCCTCCTGGCCCCCCTGGACTTCCCCCCGGCCACGACCCGCGTCGACTACCGCTCCGGTACGACACCGCACGCGGTCACGGTGGAACCGGAGGGGCGCAACCCGGGCCGCTTGCAGCTGCGCTGGGAGCCGGTGGGGGTGACGGCGGTGATCCGCCCGGTCCTGCACAAGGTCGCGCGACCTCGGGTCCGCAGGGCGGCGAAGCTGGTGGCGAGCCTGCTCAAGTAG